GCTGCCGTTTGCGGGTCACCGCCATCGACATCAGCAAGACCGCCTGTGACATGTGCTTCATCAACACCACCCTCTGGGGTATCCCAGTCGAGATTGTCCACGGCAACACCCTCGCGATGAAATTCTTCGCCTCATGGCGGAACATCCACTGGGTTTTCCGGGGACGCCTCCATCTCTTCGCCGGACTTGCCGCCGCACAAAACCAGACAGACGCGCCGCAATCCGAAAACGGGAACGAAAATGAAACGATGATGCCGCTCGCAACCGCTCTCATCGCATCCACCGCCGCACAACAGGGACAACCGCCCACGCCGGAGAAAGCCGAGCAAATCAAAGCCGCGCTTGGACAGCAAATGTTCGACTTCGCATGACCCCGGTTCGGGAAACCCAAGGAAGAGAGAGGGGAGCCCCGGCGCAGGCTCACTTTGGTCATGTTTCCCTTGCGGGATGGCCGACCTTGCGGATTGGGAATTTCCTCACATCGCGCCCCGTTGCCGATTGTGGCGTCGCGTGCAAGGTCCGCTTCGCTCTCCACCTTGCACGCGACACCCGATCCGGCAACTACTGGGGCGCGGAGGTTCGCTGGCCGCTGCCAGCACAAAGAGAACACGGCAGACGCCTCGTGACCGCGACCCGCGCAGGGCTGGCGTTGCCAGCCCACCGGCTTGCGCGCCTCTTTTGGCTGGCCGGCGTTTCCGTTTCTTCCCGCCGCCCGTCCATGCAATCCACCGCCGGACGCGCCTGCCCCAAACTCAAGCCACCTTTGGCGCGACCGGCGCGAACGCTCCGCGCCAAGAATGCGACGCCGCGCCCCCTGCAAACCGACTCGCCTGACGGAATCGAAAAAACGCCCGCCACCGCAATGATGCCGCCACCCGGCGCACGCGCACCAAGGCCGCAAACCACCCGCGCCGGACAGCCGTCACCACTTCAAAAGGCTTCCCAACGGCGACAACCGCCTTTCCGCATCACCGGGAAGACCCCGACCGACGGGAAGGCAACCGGCGGAAGAATCCGCGCCATTGGCACGCAACAGCAACTTATGGAAACCCCAAAAATACCGGGACAAAAATGGGGCTCGACCAACCGGGCGGATTCCCGCATTGTCAGCGAATGGGAATTTGTATCCATGATTTGAATACAAATAAGGGGCTTGCCCCGTGTCCAAGTCCCTCCGGAAGGTTGACAGGAAGTTGCCAAAAATGCTGTTTTTTGCTTCCCCTCCCCGCAACAACCTGCCACACTTTGCCCGTTCTAAACTATTAACCACCAACTAAGTCCGCTATTACTAGCGACTTGTTCATGACGAACGCGCGGGCATCTTGCCGGCCTTGGCGGCGCGGAGCGCCGTCGCACGGGCGGGACGCCCGTGCCACTCGATCCGGCGACACGGCGCATCATCTGCCGGCTGGAAGCCGGCGCCCCCAGTCGCTCACGCGTTTATCCGGCGCCCTAGATCTGAAAGTCGCCGCCGTTGTTTTCGTGCAGGCCGCACTCGCGTTTCAGTCCGCCGAAGCGGGTGTCCTCCTCGCGCATGCCGTCGAGGAGCTTGCTCGTACTGTGCCAGTCGCCGATCGAGACGTAGCCCTGCTCCCAAAGCGGATGATACGGCAGGCCATGCTGCGTGAGATATTGGTGCACGCGGCGGTTGTCCCAGTCGATGATGGGGTGGATTTTGGTGATTTTGTTCTGGACCTGGGCGACCTTGAGGGAGCCGCGCGTGCTGGCCTGCGTCCTGCGCAATCCCGCGAGCCACGCGGTCGCGCCGAGTTCGCGCACGGCCCGGTCCATGGGTTCGATTTTGTTGATGACGTTGTAGCGCTTCAGGCCCTCGATTCCCTGCTCCCATTGCTTGCCATAGAGCGCCTCCTGTTCGGCGGCGGTCATGCGCGGCGTGTATTTTTTCAGGTTCAGGCCGAGCTTTTCCGTAAGATCGCGGGCGAAGCGGTAGGTTTCGGGAAACAGATATCCCGTGTCGATGAAGACGACCGGGATGCCCGGGACGATTCGCGTGACAAGGTGCAGCATCACCGCCGCCTGCACACCGAAACTCGTCGTCATGACGAGGCCGTCGCCGAAGGCATCAACCGCCCATCGTATTCGATCCTCCGCGCTGCTTTGTTCGAGATTGAGAGTGGAATGGTTTGCCTGTGCTGACTCCGAAGTCGCCGGAGTCGTAGTCGAGATGCTCATGGTTACAGGCAATAAACATAGTTAGGACATTAATTAAGTAAAGATAAAATATTGTTTTTATCTCATTGCTTGTCATTATATTATATAATTTCAAGCCATCGGAATATTTCAGACAGGATTAAAATCGGGGCGATGCAACCCATTGGGTTACATTCCGAGCGAAAACGACAGGCTGGCACCCGGCATTTCTT
This genomic stretch from Termitidicoccus mucosus harbors:
- a CDS encoding phosphoadenylyl-sulfate reductase, producing MSISTTTPATSESAQANHSTLNLEQSSAEDRIRWAVDAFGDGLVMTTSFGVQAAVMLHLVTRIVPGIPVVFIDTGYLFPETYRFARDLTEKLGLNLKKYTPRMTAAEQEALYGKQWEQGIEGLKRYNVINKIEPMDRAVRELGATAWLAGLRRTQASTRGSLKVAQVQNKITKIHPIIDWDNRRVHQYLTQHGLPYHPLWEQGYVSIGDWHSTSKLLDGMREEDTRFGGLKRECGLHENNGGDFQI